The genomic stretch TCTCCAGCTTTTGCCCGGCCCACATCTGGTGCGAAGCATTCCAGGCAAGGCTTTCGCCATCAAGGCTCACCTGCATCGGCGCCCCTGTGAGGGCAATGCGCAGGGGGCCGGTTGCCTCAAACAGCCCGCCGATGCCGGCCATCTCCAGCGCCGCCAGGTGGGTATCCTGCCGCAACAGGGCCGCGCCTTCGGCCAGGGCCAGTAGATCAGCCGCCCCGCCGCGGGAAACCCCCTGCTGCAACTGTCCCGGGCGCCCTTGATCCTGGATCAAGGCAAGCGGGCCAATGCGAAGAACCTTGAGCGCACTCATGCTGGGATCTCCTCGCGGCTGGCGCCACCAAAATGGCTGTCTTCCACACAGAAGCGATCATAGTCGGATCTGGTGACCGGGGTAAAAATCATCTCATCCCCGGGCCGCAGGGCGATGGGTTCGGGCCTGCCCAGCTGAAAGCCACGAAACCCGGTTTGACCGACGTGACGCCAGCCTGTTGGCGCGGTGGTGGCAAAGAGCACAAACTGGCTGATCGCCAGCACCAGCGCCCCAACGGGCACCTGTGGTGTCAGCTCGGTCTGGCGCGGCAGGTTCCACTCCGCCCCGAGAGGCCCCAGATAGGGCTGCCCCGGCGCAAATCCAATGGTCAGAACCCGCACCCGCGCGCTGCCCAAGCTGTCAATCGCCTGGGTCTCGCTCATGCCGGCGGCATCGGCGGCTTCGGCCAATTGCGGCGCCAGATCGGTGCCAAACACCGTCGGCACCCGCCACAAACGACGCCCTGCCGGCAGGGGCGCCTGTTGCCAGTCCTGTTGTTTCAGCAGGTCCCAAAGCAGATCTTGCAGGGCTTCATGGCGCAGCACTGTCCTGTCAAAACGCAGAAAAACAGAGGCCAGCGAGGTCGACACCTCCGCAACCCCGGGCCAGGCGCTGGCCTTCACCGCTTCACCAAAGGCCAGGGTAGCGCGGTTGGAAGACTCGCTCAGCGCATCTGAAAAAGTCACCAGCATACCTTCCAGCCCAGCGGTGCGAATGATCGGAAAACGCGACGTGTTTTGTGTCACCTGATGCCCCCAGAAAAGTGTGGCGCCACCGTCGCGGCAGCTCTGGCTGGTGTCAATATTGCTTTTGCCGCAGGCACGCGCTTGCGCAACGCAATAGGTTTTCCTACCAGCTGGTGCCAGATGATAACCTAGCCCATGAAATCGCAAACGGCCCGGAGATCCAGGCCGCTGCGTTTATAGGGTTTTCAGACCAGAAGTATCGGGGTCAATGCCCCCGAAAGGGCAGTGCCGGCCGGGATCAAAAATCATCCCACCCCGGAGTTTCCCCATGTGCTGATGCCGCAGAAGTGACCACCTGCGCCCCGGTGCCTGTGTGTAACATTGCGGGCGATGAACTGTTCTTGTGCTGAGCCGACACCGCAGGCATCTGCACCACGTTTGACCCGCTTTCAGCGTTCACCTTGAAGGCGGCCAATTGCTGGGTCAATTGCCCGGCATCGTTGGACAGGGTCAGGCTAACAGCCGTCGTTTCTTCGACCATGGCCGCGTTCTGCTGCGTCACCTGATCCATTTGCGTGACGCCGGTGTTGATTTCCGAGAGCGCCGATGACTGTTCAGCTGCGCCGCGCGCGATTTCACCGATATGCACGGTAATGGTACCAACGCTTTCAATGATGCGCTCCAGCTCTGCGCCCGTTTCTCCAACCAAACCAACACCACTGCCCACATGATGTTGGCTCTGGTCGATCAGATCTTTGATCTCGCCTGCGGCTTGGGCGGAGCGCTGTGCCAGTCCGCGTACCTCTGAGGCAACAACGGCAAAGCCACGCCCGGCCTCCCCGGCGCGCGCGGCTTCGACCCCGGCGTTAAGCGCCAACAGATTTGTCTGAAAGGCAATGTCATCAATGACTGTGATGATTTTGGCGATTTCATCAGAAGAGCCTTCAATCTTTGACATGGCCTCAATTGCCTTGCCAACCACAACCCCGCTCTGAGTGGCAACAGTCTGCGCCTCGCCCACAATTTCTTCAACCCGTTTTGCCCCATCAGCAGAGGACTTCACGGTTGCGGTCAGCTCCTCTAGCGCTGCAGCGGTTTGTTCCAATGTTGCCGCCTGGCTTTCGGTGCGCTGTGACAGATCACTCGAGGACTGGCTGATCTCACCCGCCGTCCGCCCCACCCCAACAGAGACGGTTTTGGCATTGGTCACCGTGGCTTCCAGCTGTTCAACGGAGTCATTGAACGCCTTGCCGAGATGTCCGATGTCAGGAATATCCGACACCTCAACCCGGTGAATGAGGTTGCCATCGCGCAACGCCTCCAGCCCTTCGGCAATCACCCCAAGGCCACGACGCCGCGCGGTCACATCACTGGCAACTTTCACCACCCGCTCCAGAGTGCCATCAGCTCCGAGGCAGGACGCATATGTGGCCTGGATCCAGATTACCGATCCATCCTTCGCCAATCGCGGGAATTGGTCGGTAATATCCTCGCCCTTACCCAACCTTTCCCAGAAAGCGGCATAGTCTGGGCTTTCAACAAAATCCTTGGCTACAAACATCGAGTGATGCTTGCCAAGGACTTCCTCCAAGTCATACCCCATGACCGTCAGGAAGTTCTTGTTCGCGGTTAATATTTTGCCCTGAGGGTCAAACTGGATAGTCGCCTGAGTGCGGTCGATCAAACCTGCGATAACTTTGTCCGTCTCAATTTCGGAGATCTCTTTTTGAGA from Phaeobacter sp. G2 encodes the following:
- a CDS encoding allophanate hydrolase subunit 1, which produces MLVTFSDALSESSNRATLAFGEAVKASAWPGVAEVSTSLASVFLRFDRTVLRHEALQDLLWDLLKQQDWQQAPLPAGRRLWRVPTVFGTDLAPQLAEAADAAGMSETQAIDSLGSARVRVLTIGFAPGQPYLGPLGAEWNLPRQTELTPQVPVGALVLAISQFVLFATTAPTGWRHVGQTGFRGFQLGRPEPIALRPGDEMIFTPVTRSDYDRFCVEDSHFGGASREEIPA
- a CDS encoding methyl-accepting chemotaxis protein; its protein translation is MFFNKKSQKEISEIETDKVIAGLIDRTQATIQFDPQGKILTANKNFLTVMGYDLEEVLGKHHSMFVAKDFVESPDYAAFWERLGKGEDITDQFPRLAKDGSVIWIQATYASCLGADGTLERVVKVASDVTARRRGLGVIAEGLEALRDGNLIHRVEVSDIPDIGHLGKAFNDSVEQLEATVTNAKTVSVGVGRTAGEISQSSSDLSQRTESQAATLEQTAAALEELTATVKSSADGAKRVEEIVGEAQTVATQSGVVVGKAIEAMSKIEGSSDEIAKIITVIDDIAFQTNLLALNAGVEAARAGEAGRGFAVVASEVRGLAQRSAQAAGEIKDLIDQSQHHVGSGVGLVGETGAELERIIESVGTITVHIGEIARGAAEQSSALSEINTGVTQMDQVTQQNAAMVEETTAVSLTLSNDAGQLTQQLAAFKVNAESGSNVVQMPAVSAQHKNSSSPAMLHTGTGAQVVTSAASAHGETPGWDDF